One Acropora palmata chromosome 2, jaAcrPala1.3, whole genome shotgun sequence genomic window carries:
- the LOC141873283 gene encoding cytochrome P450 3A8-like — protein MDLFSLFEQVLPQYQTIAIASIVTLVVYFWGIAPFRTLKNTFGDKLPGPTPLPFIGNMLDSMRYRGLLHVQFKDYHEKYGNVFGMYLFGSTPTLVVADLEMVKQVYVKDFHSFRDRPVLLKFPDPLDKMLTVAQGDEWKRIRSTLTPTFSAHKMKQMVPLMNSACDMLMKKFDEISCKGESFDILSLFQGLTMDVILQCAFGIQADTQNNPDEPAITAAKRVINGSASQRLLISILSLLPFGNKVMEAFPSILTGDMDELLGISRQIVSAKKSAGSCESRKDLLDLMLMAAQDESLPKSKRLSDSEVLAQSVIFLIAGYETSSNTLGFVAYFLATNPDVQEKLQKEIDSVWDDESKMPSYETVNGLPYLDMVISETLRIYPPAVATLRTCTENCMLKDIKVPKGLAVTIPIYSLHMDSKFWPNPEKFDPERFTPEAKQSRDLYVYQPFGHGPHNCVGMRFAQMEMKLVLARILKKYSFQAAQDTKIPPEIVIRATLVAKEVKLKLTKRE, from the exons ATGGATCTCTTCAGCCTGTTCGAGCAAGTCCTTCCTCAATACCAGACGATCGCTATTGCTTCTATCGTAACTCTTGTTGTTTACTTCTGGGGCATTGCACCGTTTCGCACTCTGAAAAACACCTTTGGTGACAAGCTTCCAGGCCCTACGCCTCTTCCATTTATCGGCAACATGCTTGATTCTATGAGGTACAGAGGTCTTTTACATGTGCAGTTTAAAGATTACCATGAGAAGTACGGGAATGTGTTCGGTATGTATTTATTCGGAAGTACACCGACCCTTGTAGTAGCTGATTTGGAAATGGTGAAGCAAGTGTACGTGAAggattttcattcatttcgaGATCGACCG GTGCTGCTTAAGTTTCCTGATCCTCTTGACAAGATGTTGACTGTTGCTCAAGGTGATGAATGGAAACGCATTCGTAGTACTCTAACTCCAACCTTCAGTGCACATAAAATGAAGCAGATGGTCCCACTCATGAACTCAGCTTGTGACATGTTGATGAAAAAGTTTGATGAGATTTCATGCAAAGGAGAAAGCTTTGACATCTTGAG CTTATTTCAGGGACTTACAATGGATGTCATTTTACAATGTGCATTTGGAATCCAAGCAGATACACAGAACAATCCTGATGAACCTGCTATAACGGCAGCAAAGAGAGTTATCAATGGCAGTGCTTCTCAGAGATTGCTTATCTCAATTCTCAGTCTGCTACCATTTGGTAACAAAGTCATGGAGGCATTTCCCAGTATTTTGACAGGTGATATGGATGAACTATTGGGCATTTCAAGACAAATAGTTTCTGCCAAGAAGTCTGCTGGAAGCTGTGAGAGTAGAAAG GACCTCTTGGATCTCATGCTTATGGCAGCTCAGGATGAAAGCCTCCCAAAATCAAAGAGATTGTCGGATTCTGAGGTACTGGCTCAGAGTGTTATATTCCTGATTGCTGGCTATGAAACCAGTAGCAACACATTGGGGTTTGTTGCTTATTTCCTTGCTACTAACCCTGACGTTCAGGAAAAACTGCAGAAGGAGATTGACAGCGTGTGGGATGATGAAAGCAAAATGCCTTCCTACGAGACAGTGAATGGGTTGCCTTACTTGGATATGGTGATTTCAGAGACCCTGAGAATCTACCCACCAG CCGTGGCTACTTTGCGCACATGCACCGAGAATTGTATGTTGAAGGACATCAAAGTTCCAAAGGGCCTTGCAGTGACGATCCCAATCTACAGCCTCCATATGGACTCAAAATTTTGGCCCAACCCTGAAAAGTTCGATCCAGAGAGGTTTACCCCCGAAGCCAAGCAGTCACGTGACCTATATGTTTACCAGCCATTTGGCCATGGTCCACATAACTGCGTCGGAATGAGGTTCGCACAGATGGAAATGAAGCTAGTACTCGCTCGCATATTAAAGAAATACAGTTTCCAGGCTGCGCAAGATACCAAGATTCCACCGGAGATCGTTATCAGGGCTACTTTAGTGGCGAAAGAAGTTAAGCTGAAACTTACCAAGCGAGAGTAA